Proteins encoded by one window of Drosophila melanogaster chromosome X:
- the CG12204 gene encoding uncharacterized protein: MSGEDVDEKREQLRLFVTASRRRLHVILQRFGWSERGVMGAGSHRPQDKNGATKSEVLEPLPLPASCSNNPDFSIQLDDSTIQGIVGTERARRLLPAASFDDLQAGLDASQRLLIYEHVLKHTKKHPQFQDNTAFAEVVGETRRQQKNHRRHRKSKPTLNEELHQLVSLQMQALEKQWEQEHGGRHHKQVDRQEHRGRYVEQSQQRTQTERQQDHKGRRDKPAERFQEHQWRHNEQTQHRQRYQEDRGRHNDQMDRFKEHKDRGQRQEHRDWRNERRDWYQHHDDSRKRSRSPSRHRHGDRRREEREPREKQHNRHRSQTARH; the protein is encoded by the coding sequence ATGTCTGGCGAAGATGTGGACGAGAAGCGAGAACAGCTGCGTCTTTTTGTGACAGCCAGCAGGAGGCGTCTCCACGTCATCCTGCAGCGCTTCGGTTGGAGCGAGCGCGGGGTGATGGGGGCGGGTAGCCACAGACCACAGGACAAAAACGGCGCAACTAAATCGGAGGTGTTAgagccattgccattgccggCGTCATGCAGCAACAATCCCGACTTTAGCATCCAGCTCGATGACTCGACTATTCAGGGCATTGTGGGCACCGAAAGAGCACGACGCCTCCTTCCTGCTGCCTCCTTTGATGATCTGCAGGCAGGACTCGACGCGAGTCAGCGGCTGCTCATCTACGAGCACGTTCTAAAGCACACCAAGAAGCACCCGCAGTTCCAGGACAACACCGCCTTCGCCGAGGTGGTGGGCGAAACCCGGCGTCAGCAAAAGAATCATCGGCGCCACCGCAAGAGCAAGCCCACGCTCAACGAGGAGCTGCACCAGCTAGTCAGCCTGCAGATGCAGGCGCTGGAGAAGCAGTGGGAACAGGAGCACGGCGGGCGGCATCATAAGCAAGTCGACCGACAGGAGCACCGCGGACGGTATGTTGAGCAATCCCAGCAAAGGACGCAAACGGAGCGGCAACAGGATCACAAGGGACGACGCGATAAGCCAGCGGAGCGGTTTCAGGAGCACCAATGGCGGCACAACGAGCAAACGCAGCACAGGCAGCGGTACCAGGAGGACAGAGGGCGGCATAACGACCAAATGGATCGTTTTAAGGAGCACAAGGACCGAGGACAGCGACAAGAGCATCGGGACTGGCGCAACGAGCGCAGAGATTGGTACCAGCATCATGATGACAGCCGGAAGAGAAGCCGCAGTCCGAGCAGGCATCGACATGGCGATAGGCGTCGGGAGGAGCGAGAGCCACGCGAGAAGCAGCACAATAGGCATCGCTCCCAAACCGCTCGTCATTAG
- the ND-18 gene encoding NADH dehydrogenase (ubiquinone) 18 kDa subunit, whose amino-acid sequence MSALRQVMCRSTASLQLYQANRAAAARWASTATDGGPLDPKTALARPEELEQRNKLSGKITVPTAVNLSPISGVPEEHIRERRVRIHIPPKNAMQSGTDNVNTWQIEFDNRERWENPLMGWASSGDPLSNMNVQFGSPEEAITFCERNGWRWYVDGAAKPKKERVKNYGINFAWNKRTRVSTK is encoded by the exons ATGTCGGCCCTCCGCCAAGTGATGTGCAGAAGCACCGCCTCCCTGCAGCT GTACCAGGCCAACAGGGCAGCCGCTGCCCGCTGGGCATCCACCGCCACGGACGGCGGTCCGCTGGACCCCAAGACGGCCCTGGCCCGCCCCGAAGAGCTGGAGCAGCGCAACAAGCTGAGTGGCAAGATCACCGTGCCGACTGCCGTCAATCTCAGCCCGATCAGCGGCGTTCCGGAGGAGCACATTCGGGAGCGCCGTGTGCGCATCCATATTCCGCCCAAGAACGCAATGCAGAGCGGCACCGATAACGTGAACACCTGGCAAATCGAGTTCGACAACCGCGAGCGCTGGGAGAATCCGCTCATGGGCTGGGCCTCCAG CGGCGACCCATTGTCCAACATGAACGTGCAGTTCGGATCCCCAGAGGAGGCCATCACGTTCTGCGAACGGAACGGATGGCGCTGGTACGTCGACGGCGCCGCGAAGCCCAAGAAGGAGCGCGTCAAGAACTACGGCATCAACTTTGCCTGGAACAAGCGCACGCGCGTCTCCACCAAGTAG
- the pcm gene encoding pacman, isoform B codes for MGVPKFFRYISERYPCLSELAREHCIPEFDNLYLDMNGIVHNCSHPDDNNIHFHLEEEQIFQEIFNYVDKLFYLIKPQRLFFLSVDGVAPRAKMNQQRSRRFRTAREAEQQEAKAAQRGELREHERFDSNCITPGTEFMVRLQEGLRAFLKTKISTDPLWQRCTVILSGQEAPGEGEHKIMDYIRYMKTQPDYDPNTRHCLYGLDADLIILGLCTHELHFVVLREEVKFGRNVKRTSVEETRFFLLHLGLLREYLELEFDALRTDEHKLDIAQLIDDWVLMGFLVGNDFIPHLPCLHISSNALPLLYRTYIGIYPTLGGNINENGKLNLRRLQIFISALTEVELDHFKEHADDLKYMNNKSEAFDMDVGEITESQNLDSDLGALINKSMLLYDDDSEEDCSDENAVLLKEFQNYKRNFYRNKFKRDPNDELIEELCHHYVNALQWVLDYYYRGVQSWDWYYPFHYTPFISDLKNIEQVEIAFHMGTPFLPFQQLLAVLPAASAKLLPVAYHDLMLLPTSPLAEFYPLEFESDLNGKKHDWEAVVLIPFIDEGRLLAAMLPCEAQLSLEERERNRHGPMYVYKYSTVAQGPMPAYPPLRALPVLYCTEVAKWSHEIAVNLPYSVCIELPNAARTVFFPGFPTMQHLPFDFELRNDRVKVFEQVSRNQNIVLKPRKRQLEDTLTAVASQYLGKVIHVGWPHLVKAIVVRVATRDQRVDSEGITLNDSRRFDSECKALQEHFINRMGIQFANYDVLVYVRTFAGNSTEFRDKGALMVRDSWSSSVTGYPAQGVVADLTVWERMRKNFLNVEHYFPVGSTIFLITDPYYGSEGTVQDPRLAYTNGRIQVSIMVRPEPKVNAARQLQEERDRDYLSTFQVCNLLRISGRTLGRLSGTVWVVLGPRRQKMENVTKHNIGLQLKYPRQNEERAGYCFRTNNQWYYSSLAVDLMRNYCQRYPDVIDFFGDSNDRAEFVFEQDVFPNAVGHRRVEELANWVRQQPHMKVERISCGSKTVCRETIELLIAAVDDLRSLPVKHVKLQVKPHLLIKPNVTLPDVYRSKRPVRLFDRVVIVRTIYMVPVGTKGTVIGIHPVTDPNPVRLECVHAVDTFCKVLFDSPVPNCNNIHGIAEDRVYKVPEIALVIIKTDEEGKKQNDCELPVRDPQPNQAQDEPVRATSSRYVTAAGSTSVPITMKTQISDEFVKTRSDPIARTDSYKPSSEPKPVPVPEQITNWRERVSTPTNKPQPAPNNWRINRSSSRQQGGSIFVAPPTKTPDAAASTASTAFTAASSATLTPLDQTLALMSVLGVGEDQSSPPLQEAVQQQRPPLLQQQRAPFPGQMPNLPKPPLFWQQEAQKQEALQQEAQQQEAQKKQQQAHAQMEPERINSQHFYRSGQTGAALNQPPLGAPSKRQWHEWVHPRMQHANAFHAGVNNGYQMRPKKNIAAQSTFNNNVHMHLQQPYYPNQQQQQQQQQPLQLTEINNAPPRYSTIQDFVPIQAYRPKKLNRVQPAGRQDVDATKNPSRSPVLQQPTNETIDTKASSSLPVQSAGEQVIGLMQTLEIKQPAASQSESDGVSTGSANAPTATTSSQAVNRRKHRVPRIGAKFDLEYILPDSPHPT; via the exons ATGGGCGTTCCCAAGTTCTTTCGCTACATCAGCGAGCGATATCCGTGCCTCAGCGAATTGGCGCGGGAGCACTGC ATACCCGAGTTCGACAATCTGTACTTGGACATGAACGGCATTGTCCACAACTGCTCGCATCCGGACGACAACAACATACACTTTCAcctggaggaggagcagaTATTCCAGGAAATCTTCAACTACGTAGACAAGCTGTTCTACCTGATCAAGCCGCAGCGCCTCTTCTTCCTTTCAGTTGACGGGGTGGCTCCACGGGCCAAGATGAACCAGCAGCGCAGCCGGCGATTCCGGACGGCGCGCGAGGCGGAGCAGCAGGAGGCCAAGGCGGCCCAGCGAGGCGAGTTGCGAGAGCACGAGCGCTTCGACAGCAACTGCATTACGCCGGGCACCGAATTCATGGTGCGTCTGCAGGAGGGACTGCGCGCCTTTCTCAAAACGAAGATTTCGACGGATCCGCTGTGGCAGCGTTGCACCGTAATCCTAAGTGGCCAGGAGGCGCCCGGCGAGGGCGAGCACAAGATCATGGACTACATTCGGTACATGAAGACGCAGCCGGACTATGATCCCAATACACGACACTGCCTTTACGGCCTGGACGCCGATCTGATCATTCTGGGCCTCTGCACCCACGAGCTGCACTTCGTGGTGCTGCGCGAGGAGGTCAAGTTCGGGCGCAACGTCAAGCGCACCTCGGTGGAGGAGACGCGCTTCTTCCTGCTGCACCTGGGTCTGCTGCGCGAGTACCTCGAGCTGGAGTTCGACGCCCTGAGAACAGACGAGCACAAATTGGACATTGCGCAGCTTATCGACGACTGGGTGCTGATGGGCTTTTTGGTCGGCAACGACTTCATTCCCCACCTGCCGTGCCTGCACATTTCATCAAATGCACTGCCGCTGCTCTACCGCACCTACATCGGCATTTACCCGACCCTCGGCGGCAACATCAACGAGAACGGCAAGCTCAACCTGCGCCGCTTGCAGATTTTCATATCGGCCCTCACCGAGGTGGAGCTGGATCACTTCAAGGAGCACGCCGACGACTTGAAGTACATGAACAACAAATCAGAGGCGTTCGACATGGACGTCGGCGAGATCACCGAGTCTCAAAACCTCGACTCCGATCTCGGAGCCCTCATCAACAAGAGCATGCTG CTCTACGATGACGACAGCGAGGAGGACTGCTCCGACGAGAACGCGGTTCTTCTGAAGGAGTTCCAGAACTACAAGCGAAACTTCTACCGCAACAAGTTCAAGCGTGATCCGAATGATGAACTGATCGAGGAACTGTGCCACCACTACGTCAATGCGCTGCAGTGGGTGCTCGACTACTACTACCGTGGCGTGCAGTCCTGGGACTGGTACTATCCCTTCCACTACACTCCATTCATCAGCGACCTCAAGAACATCGAGCAGGTGGAGATCGCCTTCCACATGGGCACGCCCTTTCTGCCATTCCAGCAG CTTCTGGCGGTACTGCCGGCGGCCAGTGCAAAGCTTCTCCCTGTCGCCTACCACGACCTCATGCTGCTGCCGACCAGCCCGCTGGCCGAGTTCTATCCACTGGAGTTCGAGAGCGACCTCAATGGCAAGAAACACGATTGGGAGGCGGTTGTGCTGATACCCTTCATCGATGAGGGTCGGCTGCTGGCCGCTATGCTGCCATGCGAGGCTCAGCTGTCGCTGGAGGAGCGCGAACGCAACCGACACGGTCCCATGTATGTGTACAAATACAGTACGGTGGCGCAGGGTCCCATGCCAGCGTATCCACCGCTGAGGGCTCTTCCCGTGCTCTACTGCACGGAGGTGGCCAAGTGGTCGCACGAAATCGCAGTCAATCTGCCGTACAGCGTGTGCATCGAGCTACCAAATGCGGCGAGAACCGTTTTCTTCCCGGGATTTCCCACCATGCAGCATCTGCCCTTCGAT TTCGAGCTGCGCAACGACCGCGTCAAGGTGTTCGAACAGGTCAGTCGCAACCAGAACATTGTGCTAAAACCACGCAAGCGCCAGCTGGAGGACACACTGACGGCGGTGGCCTCCCAGTACCTCGGGAAGGTGATCCACGTCGGCTGGCCGCATCTCGTCAAGGCGATAGTGGTGCGCGTGGCCACGCGAGATCAGCGCGTCGACAGCGAGGGAATCACGCTAAACGATTCGCGGCGTTTCGACTCGGAATGCAAGGCACTGCAGGAACA CTTTATCAATCGTATGGGAATACAGTTTGCCAACTATGATGTGCTCGTCTATGTGCGCACCTTTGCCGGCAATTCGACGGAGTTCCGCGACAAGGGGGCATTGATGGTGCGCGACTCGTGGAGCAGCTCCGTCACCGGCTATCCAGCCCAGGGCGTGGTGGCCGATCTGACTGTGTGGGAAAGAATGCGCAAGAATTTCCTCAACGTGGAGCACTACTTCCCCGTTGGCAGCACGATCTTCTTGATCACGGATCCGTATTACGGCAGCGAGGGAACTGTGCAGGACCCACGGCTGGCCTACACCAACGGCCGGATTCAAG TCAGCATCATGGTGCGACCGGAACCGAAAGTAAATGCGGCACGTCAGCTGCAGGAAGAGCGGGACCGGGACTATCTGAGCACCTTCCAGGTCTGCAACTTGCTCCGAATCAGTGGCCGCACCCTGGGACGCCTAAGTGGCACCGTGTGGGTGGTGCTCGGTCCGCGGCGTCAGAAGATGGAAAACGTGACCAAGCACAACATTGGCCTGCAGCTCAAGTATCCGCGGCAGAACGAGGAGCGTGCCGGATACTGCTTCCGCACGAACAACCAGTGGTACTACTCCAGCCTGGCCGTGGATCTGATGCGCAACTATTGCCAGCGTTACCCAGACGTTATCGACTTCTTTGGCGACTCCAACGATCGCGCCGAGTTCGTATTCGAACAGGACGTGTTCCCCAATGCGGTTGGCCATCGCCGCGTCGAGGAACTGGCCAACTGGGTGCGCCAGCAGCCGCACATGAAAGTGGAGCGCATCTCTTGCGGCTCCAAGACGGTCTGCCGCGAGACCATCGAACTGCTGATAGCCGCCGTCGACGACCTGCGCTCACTGCCCGTCAAGCACGTTAAACTGCAGGTGAAGCCGCACTTGCTCATCAAGCCCAATGTCACACTGCCAGATGTCTACCGATCAAAGCGCCCGGTGCGTCTCTTCGATCGCGTCGTAATCGTACGCACCATTTACATGGTGCCCGTGGGCACTAAGGGCACCGTGATTGGCATTCATCCCGTTACGGACCCCAACCCGGTCCGCCTGGAGTGCGTCCATGCTGTCGACACGTTCTGCAAGGTGCTGTTCGACAGCCCCGTTCCGAACTGCAACAACATCCATGGCATCGCCGAAGACCGAGTTTACAAGGTGCCCGAAATTGCCCTGGTGATCATCAAGACGGATG AGGAAGGAAAGAAGCAGAACGACTGCGAACTGCCGGTGAGGGATCCTCAGCCGAACCAGGCACAGGACGAGCCAGTCCGCGCGACCAGCAGTCGCTATGTGACCGCCGCAGGGTCCACCTCGGTCCCGATCACGATGAAGACCCAAATTAGCGACGAATTCGTCAAGACGCGTAGCGATCCGATAGCCCGTACGGATTCGTACAAGCCATCGTCGGAGCCAAAACCGGTGCCGGTGCCGGAGCAGATTACCAACTGGCGGGAACGCGTCAGTACGCCAACAAACAAACCGCAGCCTGCGCCAAATAATTGGCGCATAAATCGGTCTTCATCACGTCAACAGGGCGGTAGTATTTTTGTTGCTCCGCCCACAAAAACTCCTGATGCAGCTGCAAGCACTGCTTCCACTGCATTCACCGCAGCCTCGTCCGCAACGCTGACTCCTCTGGATCAGACCTTGGCGCTCATGTCGGTTTTGGGCGTGGGTGAGGACCAGAGCTCGCCGCCACTCCAGGAGGCGGTGCAGCAGCAACGTCCGCCACTACTTCAACAGCAAAGAGCTCCGTTTCCCGGACAAATGCCC AATCTACCCAAGCCACCGCTCTTCTGGCAGCAAGAGGCGCAGAAGCAGGAGGCGCTGCAGCAGGaggcgcagcagcaggaggcgcagaagaagcagcagcaggcgcatGCGCAAATGGAGCCTGAACGTATCAATAGCCAGCATTTCTACAGAAGCGGCCAGACAGGAGCGGCGTTGAATCAGCCGCCATTGGGTGCTCCATCAAAAAGGCAGTGGCATGAGTGGGTGCACCCGCGCATGCAGCACGCCAACGCATTCCACGCTGGCGTCAACAATGGATATCAGATGCGTCCCAAAAAGAATATAGCTGCGCAGAGCACCTTTAACAACAACGTGCACATGCACCTCCAGCAACCATATTACCcgaatcagcagcagcagcagcagcagcagcagccactcCAGCTGACGGAGATCAACAATGCGCCACCGCGATACTCAACGATCCAAGATTTTGTGCCCATACAGGCGTACCGTCCCAAGAAATTAAATCGCGTCCAACCAGCCGGTCGTCAGGACGTCGATGCCACCAAGAATCCTAGTCGTTCGCCTGTGTTGCAGCAACCGACGAACGAGACTATAGACACAAAGGCCAGTTCTAGTCTTCCGGTACAATCAGCAGGCGAACAGGTGATTGGACTGATGCAAACGCTTGAAATTAAG CAGCCGGCTGCGTCGCAGTCCGAATCTGATGGGGTCTCAACAGGCAGTGCGAACGCGCCCACAGCAACGACATCATCCCAG GCGGTCAACCGAAGGAAGCATCGAGTGCCTCGCATCGGAGCCAAGTTCGACTTGGAATACATACTGCCCGACTCCCCGCATCCAACTTAA
- the pcm gene encoding pacman, isoform A: MGVPKFFRYISERYPCLSELAREHCIPEFDNLYLDMNGIVHNCSHPDDNNIHFHLEEEQIFQEIFNYVDKLFYLIKPQRLFFLSVDGVAPRAKMNQQRSRRFRTAREAEQQEAKAAQRGELREHERFDSNCITPGTEFMVRLQEGLRAFLKTKISTDPLWQRCTVILSGQEAPGEGEHKIMDYIRYMKTQPDYDPNTRHCLYGLDADLIILGLCTHELHFVVLREEVKFGRNVKRTSVEETRFFLLHLGLLREYLELEFDALRTDEHKLDIAQLIDDWVLMGFLVGNDFIPHLPCLHISSNALPLLYRTYIGIYPTLGGNINENGKLNLRRLQIFISALTEVELDHFKEHADDLKYMNNKSEAFDMDVGEITESQNLDSDLGALINKSMLLYDDDSEEDCSDENAVLLKEFQNYKRNFYRNKFKRDPNDELIEELCHHYVNALQWVLDYYYRGVQSWDWYYPFHYTPFISDLKNIEQVEIAFHMGTPFLPFQQLLAVLPAASAKLLPVAYHDLMLLPTSPLAEFYPLEFESDLNGKKHDWEAVVLIPFIDEGRLLAAMLPCEAQLSLEERERNRHGPMYVYKYSTVAQGPMPAYPPLRALPVLYCTEVAKWSHEIAVNLPYSVCIELPNAARTVFFPGFPTMQHLPFDFELRNDRVKVFEQVSRNQNIVLKPRKRQLEDTLTAVASQYLGKVIHVGWPHLVKAIVVRVATRDQRVDSEGITLNDSRRFDSECKALQEHFINRMGIQFANYDVLVYVRTFAGNSTEFRDKGALMVRDSWSSSVTGYPAQGVVADLTVWERMRKNFLNVEHYFPVGSTIFLITDPYYGSEGTVQDPRLAYTNGRIQVSIMVRPEPKVNAARQLQEERDRDYLSTFQVCNLLRISGRTLGRLSGTVWVVLGPRRQKMENVTKHNIGLQLKYPRQNEERAGYCFRTNNQWYYSSLAVDLMRNYCQRYPDVIDFFGDSNDRAEFVFEQDVFPNAVGHRRVEELANWVRQQPHMKVERISCGSKTVCRETIELLIAAVDDLRSLPVKHVKLQVKPHLLIKPNVTLPDVYRSKRPVRLFDRVVIVRTIYMVPVGTKGTVIGIHPVTDPNPVRLECVHAVDTFCKVLFDSPVPNCNNIHGIAEDRVYKVPEIALVIIKTDEEGKKQNDCELPVRDPQPNQAQDEPVRATSSRYVTAAGSTSVPITMKTQISDEFVKTRSDPIARTDSYKPSSEPKPVPVPEQITNWRERVSTPTNKPQPAPNNWRINRSSSRQQGGSIFVAPPTKTPDAAASTASTAFTAASSATLTPLDQTLALMSVLGVGEDQSSPPLQEAVQQQRPPLLQQQRAPFPGQMPNLPKPPLFWQQEAQKQEALQQEAQQQEAQKKQQQAHAQMEPERINSQHFYRSGQTGAALNQPPLGAPSKRQWHEWVHPRMQHANAFHAGVNNGYQMRPKKNIAAQSTFNNNVHMHLQQPYYPNQQQQQQQQQPLQLTEINNAPPRYSTIQDFVPIQAYRPKKLNRVQPAGRQDVDATKNPSRSPVLQQPTNETIDTKASSSLPVQSAGEQVIGLMQTLEIKPAASQSESDGVSTGSANAPTATTSSQAVNRRKHRVPRIGAKFDLEYILPDSPHPT; this comes from the exons ATGGGCGTTCCCAAGTTCTTTCGCTACATCAGCGAGCGATATCCGTGCCTCAGCGAATTGGCGCGGGAGCACTGC ATACCCGAGTTCGACAATCTGTACTTGGACATGAACGGCATTGTCCACAACTGCTCGCATCCGGACGACAACAACATACACTTTCAcctggaggaggagcagaTATTCCAGGAAATCTTCAACTACGTAGACAAGCTGTTCTACCTGATCAAGCCGCAGCGCCTCTTCTTCCTTTCAGTTGACGGGGTGGCTCCACGGGCCAAGATGAACCAGCAGCGCAGCCGGCGATTCCGGACGGCGCGCGAGGCGGAGCAGCAGGAGGCCAAGGCGGCCCAGCGAGGCGAGTTGCGAGAGCACGAGCGCTTCGACAGCAACTGCATTACGCCGGGCACCGAATTCATGGTGCGTCTGCAGGAGGGACTGCGCGCCTTTCTCAAAACGAAGATTTCGACGGATCCGCTGTGGCAGCGTTGCACCGTAATCCTAAGTGGCCAGGAGGCGCCCGGCGAGGGCGAGCACAAGATCATGGACTACATTCGGTACATGAAGACGCAGCCGGACTATGATCCCAATACACGACACTGCCTTTACGGCCTGGACGCCGATCTGATCATTCTGGGCCTCTGCACCCACGAGCTGCACTTCGTGGTGCTGCGCGAGGAGGTCAAGTTCGGGCGCAACGTCAAGCGCACCTCGGTGGAGGAGACGCGCTTCTTCCTGCTGCACCTGGGTCTGCTGCGCGAGTACCTCGAGCTGGAGTTCGACGCCCTGAGAACAGACGAGCACAAATTGGACATTGCGCAGCTTATCGACGACTGGGTGCTGATGGGCTTTTTGGTCGGCAACGACTTCATTCCCCACCTGCCGTGCCTGCACATTTCATCAAATGCACTGCCGCTGCTCTACCGCACCTACATCGGCATTTACCCGACCCTCGGCGGCAACATCAACGAGAACGGCAAGCTCAACCTGCGCCGCTTGCAGATTTTCATATCGGCCCTCACCGAGGTGGAGCTGGATCACTTCAAGGAGCACGCCGACGACTTGAAGTACATGAACAACAAATCAGAGGCGTTCGACATGGACGTCGGCGAGATCACCGAGTCTCAAAACCTCGACTCCGATCTCGGAGCCCTCATCAACAAGAGCATGCTG CTCTACGATGACGACAGCGAGGAGGACTGCTCCGACGAGAACGCGGTTCTTCTGAAGGAGTTCCAGAACTACAAGCGAAACTTCTACCGCAACAAGTTCAAGCGTGATCCGAATGATGAACTGATCGAGGAACTGTGCCACCACTACGTCAATGCGCTGCAGTGGGTGCTCGACTACTACTACCGTGGCGTGCAGTCCTGGGACTGGTACTATCCCTTCCACTACACTCCATTCATCAGCGACCTCAAGAACATCGAGCAGGTGGAGATCGCCTTCCACATGGGCACGCCCTTTCTGCCATTCCAGCAG CTTCTGGCGGTACTGCCGGCGGCCAGTGCAAAGCTTCTCCCTGTCGCCTACCACGACCTCATGCTGCTGCCGACCAGCCCGCTGGCCGAGTTCTATCCACTGGAGTTCGAGAGCGACCTCAATGGCAAGAAACACGATTGGGAGGCGGTTGTGCTGATACCCTTCATCGATGAGGGTCGGCTGCTGGCCGCTATGCTGCCATGCGAGGCTCAGCTGTCGCTGGAGGAGCGCGAACGCAACCGACACGGTCCCATGTATGTGTACAAATACAGTACGGTGGCGCAGGGTCCCATGCCAGCGTATCCACCGCTGAGGGCTCTTCCCGTGCTCTACTGCACGGAGGTGGCCAAGTGGTCGCACGAAATCGCAGTCAATCTGCCGTACAGCGTGTGCATCGAGCTACCAAATGCGGCGAGAACCGTTTTCTTCCCGGGATTTCCCACCATGCAGCATCTGCCCTTCGAT TTCGAGCTGCGCAACGACCGCGTCAAGGTGTTCGAACAGGTCAGTCGCAACCAGAACATTGTGCTAAAACCACGCAAGCGCCAGCTGGAGGACACACTGACGGCGGTGGCCTCCCAGTACCTCGGGAAGGTGATCCACGTCGGCTGGCCGCATCTCGTCAAGGCGATAGTGGTGCGCGTGGCCACGCGAGATCAGCGCGTCGACAGCGAGGGAATCACGCTAAACGATTCGCGGCGTTTCGACTCGGAATGCAAGGCACTGCAGGAACA CTTTATCAATCGTATGGGAATACAGTTTGCCAACTATGATGTGCTCGTCTATGTGCGCACCTTTGCCGGCAATTCGACGGAGTTCCGCGACAAGGGGGCATTGATGGTGCGCGACTCGTGGAGCAGCTCCGTCACCGGCTATCCAGCCCAGGGCGTGGTGGCCGATCTGACTGTGTGGGAAAGAATGCGCAAGAATTTCCTCAACGTGGAGCACTACTTCCCCGTTGGCAGCACGATCTTCTTGATCACGGATCCGTATTACGGCAGCGAGGGAACTGTGCAGGACCCACGGCTGGCCTACACCAACGGCCGGATTCAAG TCAGCATCATGGTGCGACCGGAACCGAAAGTAAATGCGGCACGTCAGCTGCAGGAAGAGCGGGACCGGGACTATCTGAGCACCTTCCAGGTCTGCAACTTGCTCCGAATCAGTGGCCGCACCCTGGGACGCCTAAGTGGCACCGTGTGGGTGGTGCTCGGTCCGCGGCGTCAGAAGATGGAAAACGTGACCAAGCACAACATTGGCCTGCAGCTCAAGTATCCGCGGCAGAACGAGGAGCGTGCCGGATACTGCTTCCGCACGAACAACCAGTGGTACTACTCCAGCCTGGCCGTGGATCTGATGCGCAACTATTGCCAGCGTTACCCAGACGTTATCGACTTCTTTGGCGACTCCAACGATCGCGCCGAGTTCGTATTCGAACAGGACGTGTTCCCCAATGCGGTTGGCCATCGCCGCGTCGAGGAACTGGCCAACTGGGTGCGCCAGCAGCCGCACATGAAAGTGGAGCGCATCTCTTGCGGCTCCAAGACGGTCTGCCGCGAGACCATCGAACTGCTGATAGCCGCCGTCGACGACCTGCGCTCACTGCCCGTCAAGCACGTTAAACTGCAGGTGAAGCCGCACTTGCTCATCAAGCCCAATGTCACACTGCCAGATGTCTACCGATCAAAGCGCCCGGTGCGTCTCTTCGATCGCGTCGTAATCGTACGCACCATTTACATGGTGCCCGTGGGCACTAAGGGCACCGTGATTGGCATTCATCCCGTTACGGACCCCAACCCGGTCCGCCTGGAGTGCGTCCATGCTGTCGACACGTTCTGCAAGGTGCTGTTCGACAGCCCCGTTCCGAACTGCAACAACATCCATGGCATCGCCGAAGACCGAGTTTACAAGGTGCCCGAAATTGCCCTGGTGATCATCAAGACGGATG AGGAAGGAAAGAAGCAGAACGACTGCGAACTGCCGGTGAGGGATCCTCAGCCGAACCAGGCACAGGACGAGCCAGTCCGCGCGACCAGCAGTCGCTATGTGACCGCCGCAGGGTCCACCTCGGTCCCGATCACGATGAAGACCCAAATTAGCGACGAATTCGTCAAGACGCGTAGCGATCCGATAGCCCGTACGGATTCGTACAAGCCATCGTCGGAGCCAAAACCGGTGCCGGTGCCGGAGCAGATTACCAACTGGCGGGAACGCGTCAGTACGCCAACAAACAAACCGCAGCCTGCGCCAAATAATTGGCGCATAAATCGGTCTTCATCACGTCAACAGGGCGGTAGTATTTTTGTTGCTCCGCCCACAAAAACTCCTGATGCAGCTGCAAGCACTGCTTCCACTGCATTCACCGCAGCCTCGTCCGCAACGCTGACTCCTCTGGATCAGACCTTGGCGCTCATGTCGGTTTTGGGCGTGGGTGAGGACCAGAGCTCGCCGCCACTCCAGGAGGCGGTGCAGCAGCAACGTCCGCCACTACTTCAACAGCAAAGAGCTCCGTTTCCCGGACAAATGCCC AATCTACCCAAGCCACCGCTCTTCTGGCAGCAAGAGGCGCAGAAGCAGGAGGCGCTGCAGCAGGaggcgcagcagcaggaggcgcagaagaagcagcagcaggcgcatGCGCAAATGGAGCCTGAACGTATCAATAGCCAGCATTTCTACAGAAGCGGCCAGACAGGAGCGGCGTTGAATCAGCCGCCATTGGGTGCTCCATCAAAAAGGCAGTGGCATGAGTGGGTGCACCCGCGCATGCAGCACGCCAACGCATTCCACGCTGGCGTCAACAATGGATATCAGATGCGTCCCAAAAAGAATATAGCTGCGCAGAGCACCTTTAACAACAACGTGCACATGCACCTCCAGCAACCATATTACCcgaatcagcagcagcagcagcagcagcagcagccactcCAGCTGACGGAGATCAACAATGCGCCACCGCGATACTCAACGATCCAAGATTTTGTGCCCATACAGGCGTACCGTCCCAAGAAATTAAATCGCGTCCAACCAGCCGGTCGTCAGGACGTCGATGCCACCAAGAATCCTAGTCGTTCGCCTGTGTTGCAGCAACCGACGAACGAGACTATAGACACAAAGGCCAGTTCTAGTCTTCCGGTACAATCAGCAGGCGAACAGGTGATTGGACTGATGCAAACGCTTGAAATTAAG CCGGCTGCGTCGCAGTCCGAATCTGATGGGGTCTCAACAGGCAGTGCGAACGCGCCCACAGCAACGACATCATCCCAG GCGGTCAACCGAAGGAAGCATCGAGTGCCTCGCATCGGAGCCAAGTTCGACTTGGAATACATACTGCCCGACTCCCCGCATCCAACTTAA